The proteins below come from a single Phycisphaeraceae bacterium genomic window:
- a CDS encoding PH domain-containing protein, whose product MTPHGETVRAKASRRTGRSVVPAGESILLDQRPSAWLIVFRAAPYIGLVAACLLFAVPLSSAASTLTPRPIDLASMLVIPATVMCIVILVVAVLDWLLRRYILTDRRAISVRGILHQTVADVPLKQIQNIGLSRPLAARLVGIGHIGLATAGSDGWDLTWTHTRRPHALIAQVRKAMDQTKA is encoded by the coding sequence ATGACTCCACATGGAGAGACAGTTCGCGCCAAGGCTTCGCGTCGCACCGGTCGCAGCGTCGTGCCCGCCGGCGAGAGCATCCTGCTCGACCAGAGGCCCAGCGCGTGGCTCATCGTCTTTCGTGCAGCCCCATACATCGGACTGGTCGCAGCCTGCCTGCTCTTCGCCGTTCCGCTCTCCTCAGCCGCGTCGACGCTCACGCCGCGCCCGATCGACCTCGCATCGATGCTCGTCATCCCGGCAACAGTGATGTGCATCGTGATTCTCGTGGTTGCTGTGCTCGACTGGCTGCTCCGCAGATACATCCTCACAGACCGTCGAGCAATCTCCGTGCGAGGCATCCTGCATCAGACCGTCGCCGATGTTCCCCTTAAGCAGATTCAGAACATCGGCCTGTCGCGTCCGCTCGCTGCACGACTGGTCGGCATCGGACACATCGGCCTTGCTACCGCAGGTTCCGACGGCTGGGATCTGACCTGGACGCACACACGCCGCCCGCACGCACTGATCGCGCAGGTCCGCAAGGCAATGGACCAGACCAAGGCATGA
- the hpt gene encoding hypoxanthine phosphoribosyltransferase, translated as MFIEIEQVLIDRHRIARRVREMAGAIATDLAAITAREKSSVEGRVVFVPIMTGAMIFAADLVREMPIKLSLELVAISSYPGQSVVSRGARLASELPRDLAGKHVVVIDDILDSGQTLDLVRKAILAQNAASVRLCVLLRKNVQRVVEVEPDYVGFEIPDAFVVGYGLDYDGYYRNYPEIGTLNPLAIAQHPPVT; from the coding sequence ATGTTCATTGAGATCGAACAGGTCCTCATTGATCGGCACCGCATCGCCCGGCGCGTGCGCGAGATGGCCGGCGCGATCGCGACCGATCTGGCAGCCATTACCGCCCGCGAAAAGAGCAGCGTCGAGGGCCGCGTCGTGTTCGTGCCGATCATGACGGGGGCGATGATCTTCGCCGCCGACCTCGTGCGCGAGATGCCGATCAAACTCAGCCTCGAACTGGTCGCCATCTCGAGCTATCCGGGGCAGTCCGTCGTCTCGCGCGGGGCGCGCCTGGCCAGCGAACTCCCGCGCGATCTGGCGGGCAAGCATGTGGTCGTCATCGATGACATCCTCGACTCCGGGCAGACGCTCGACCTCGTGCGCAAGGCGATCCTCGCGCAGAATGCCGCCAGCGTCCGCCTCTGCGTTCTGCTGCGCAAAAACGTCCAGCGCGTCGTCGAAGTCGAACCGGATTACGTCGGGTTCGAGATCCCCGACGCCTTCGTCGTCGGCTACGGCCTCGATTACGACGGCTACTACCGAAACTACCCGGAGATCGGTACGCTCAACCCCCTGGCCATCGCCCAGCACCCTCCTGTGACATGA